A window of the Polaribacter sp. HaHaR_3_91 genome harbors these coding sequences:
- the rplL gene encoding 50S ribosomal protein L7/L12, with protein sequence MAELKDFAEQLVNLTVKEVNELATILKDEYGIEPAAAAVAVAGPAAGGEEAADEQTEFDVILTAAGSSKLAVVKLVKELTGLGLKEAKGIVDSAPAAVKEGVSKDEAEGLKKSLEEAGAEVELK encoded by the coding sequence ATGGCAGAATTAAAAGATTTCGCAGAGCAATTAGTTAACTTAACAGTAAAAGAAGTTAATGAATTAGCTACTATTTTAAAAGATGAATATGGTATTGAGCCAGCAGCAGCAGCAGTAGCAGTAGCAGGTCCAGCAGCAGGAGGAGAAGAAGCAGCAGATGAACAAACTGAATTTGATGTTATCTTAACAGCAGCAGGTTCTTCTAAATTAGCAGTTGTAAAATTAGTTAAAGAATTAACTGGTTTAGGATTAAAAGAAGCTAAAGGTATCGTAGATAGCGCACCAGCAGCAGTAAAAGAAGGTGTTTCTAAAGATGAGGCTGAAGGTCTTAAAAAATCTTTAGAAGAAGCTGGAGCTGAGGTAGAGCTTAAGTAA
- the rplJ gene encoding 50S ribosomal protein L10, which yields MTREEKSQVIQDLTAVLADTNTLYLADISGLNAQTTSNLRRACFKAGIQLSVVKNTLLAKAMEASDKEFGDLPTVLKGNTSMMISEAANAPAKLIKEFRKKTKDKPVLKGAFAEESVYIGDDQLDALVDIKSREELIGEIIGLLQSPAKNVISALQSGGQTISGILKTLSEK from the coding sequence ATGACTAGAGAAGAGAAATCACAAGTAATACAAGATTTAACAGCAGTATTAGCAGATACAAATACGTTATATTTAGCAGATATTTCTGGGTTAAATGCACAAACTACCTCTAACTTACGTAGAGCTTGTTTTAAAGCAGGAATTCAGTTATCAGTTGTTAAAAACACATTACTTGCAAAAGCAATGGAAGCTTCAGATAAAGAATTTGGAGACTTACCAACAGTATTAAAAGGTAATACATCAATGATGATTTCTGAAGCAGCTAATGCTCCAGCTAAATTAATCAAAGAATTCAGAAAGAAAACTAAAGATAAGCCTGTTTTAAAAGGTGCATTTGCAGAAGAATCTGTTTACATTGGTGATGATCAATTAGATGCTTTAGTAGATATTAAATCTAGAGAAGAGCTTATTGGTGAAATCATTGGATTATTACAGTCTCCAGCTAAAAATGTTATTTCAGCATTACAATCTGGTGGACAAACAATTTCAGGTATTCTTAAGACTTTATCTGAAAAATAA